Proteins encoded within one genomic window of Chloroflexota bacterium:
- a CDS encoding HupE/UreJ family protein translates to MYLVFTILGSILVRYAAFGLVLAHSGSVGNAIEGFLHPLLGIDHLLAMITVGMLSAQMGGRAIWTVPTTFVSVMVIGGILGIAGVAVPFVEYGIASSVVILGVALLTKRRTPEGIAMLFVGLFAVFHGHAHGAELGTVSDVMQVIAYVLGFIVATAGLHVIGALLGYIALRNSRGALILRVSGACIALMGVYFVSTVGAA, encoded by the coding sequence ATGTATCTCGTGTTCACGATACTCGGTTCGATTCTTGTGCGCTACGCGGCATTCGGGTTGGTCTTGGCACACTCTGGCTCGGTTGGCAATGCCATCGAAGGATTTTTGCATCCGCTTCTCGGCATTGACCACTTGCTGGCAATGATTACCGTCGGCATGTTGAGCGCGCAAATGGGCGGGCGCGCGATCTGGACCGTGCCGACGACGTTCGTGAGTGTGATGGTGATCGGCGGCATCCTGGGAATCGCCGGCGTCGCGGTGCCGTTCGTCGAGTACGGCATCGCGTCGTCGGTCGTCATCCTGGGTGTCGCGTTGCTGACCAAGCGGCGCACACCGGAAGGGATTGCGATGCTGTTTGTCGGCTTGTTCGCGGTGTTTCACGGACACGCGCACGGCGCGGAGTTGGGGACGGTGAGTGATGTGATGCAAGTGATTGCGTACGTGCTCGGCTTTATCGTCGCGACGGCGGGCTTGCACGTCATCGGCGCGCTGCTGGGATACATCGCGTTGCGAAATTCGCGCGGCGCGCTGATCTTGCGCGTGTCCGGCGCATGCATCGCGTTGATGGGCGTGTATTTCGTTTCGACGGTGGGCGCGGCGTAA
- a CDS encoding 4'-phosphopantetheinyl transferase superfamily protein, protein MSYAWQRPPNQLTLEPNQIHVWRITLDSSARADDLSALLSRDERARAQAFHFPEHRARFIVAHASVRLILARYTRIAPPDLAFATDVFGKPELIQPTPVLRFNLAHSENLALCAITAHAPIGVDVEFIKPLENRADIAARFFSPREVAALRALPAHQHTRGFFNCWTRKEAYIKAIGKGLSQPLDEFDVTLAPGEPARLLFARDDPFASERWSLFALEPAPGYVGAIAIQARERELRCWRFE, encoded by the coding sequence ATGTCCTACGCTTGGCAACGCCCTCCAAATCAATTAACGCTCGAACCCAACCAGATTCACGTGTGGCGCATCACGCTCGATTCGTCTGCGCGCGCGGATGATTTAAGCGCGCTCCTCTCACGTGATGAACGCGCGCGCGCTCAGGCATTTCATTTTCCCGAACATCGCGCGCGGTTCATCGTCGCGCACGCAAGTGTGCGCTTGATTCTCGCGCGCTATACGCGCATCGCGCCGCCAGACCTGGCTTTCGCTACGGATGTATTCGGCAAACCGGAATTGATTCAACCCACGCCCGTTCTGCGTTTCAACCTGGCGCATTCCGAAAATCTCGCGCTCTGCGCGATCACCGCGCACGCGCCCATCGGCGTGGATGTCGAATTCATCAAGCCGCTTGAGAACCGCGCCGACATTGCCGCGCGATTTTTTTCGCCACGCGAAGTTGCCGCGTTGCGCGCACTGCCCGCCCATCAACACACGCGCGGTTTTTTCAATTGTTGGACGCGCAAGGAAGCGTACATCAAAGCGATCGGCAAAGGTCTGAGTCAACCGCTCGACGAATTCGACGTTACGCTCGCGCCCGGCGAACCGGCGCGATTGTTGTTTGCGCGCGATGATCCGTTCGCGTCAGAACGCTGGTCGCTCTTCGCGCTCGAACCCGCGCCAGGGTACGTCGGCGCTATCGCGATTCAAGCGCGCGAACGCGAGTTGCGGTGCTGGCGGTTCGAGTAA